Below is a window of Leisingera sp. S132 DNA.
GGCACCGGGGTGCGGACGCCCTGCCCGCTGCCACTGCTGCTCTTGAATTTCAGCCGCCCGTGCAAAATGCGCCTGCAGAAACGGGACCGCCCTCGGCCGCCCTTGCGGCGCACCGCGCGCAGCAGCCGCACCCGGGCCGTCCTGCGCACCGGGCGTGAACCGGTCGAATTGCTCCGGCCGGATCATCGTTTCATAAATGGCGGCCACGACCTGGTCCTGCGACAAGGCCTGCCCATGGCTCAAGAGAGTCACCCCTGCCCCTCCAATACAGCTTATGAAGTCAAAGAAGCACCGCACCCGGCAAGCACGCGGCAAGCGCAGGGGATAGTGCAGGCCTTCTGGCCTGCATGTTTCAGGCAGCCTGCCTGTAAACAGAAAATACCCGGCAGATGCCGCCCGGAACCGGGCTGGCATGAACTGCCGGAGTGCCCCAATTCTTGGGGTCCCAAACTCCTGGGCGCGGGCGCCCTCTCTGACCTACAACCAATTTGCGAAACAGCTATGATCAAATTCAACTAAAATTCAACATTTATTTCAAATGCATGAATTCGCATACCAAAACACCGCAGGTTCAGGCTGCGGTGTTTCCACATTTCCAAAGATGCTGCCCGGCAGGAAAGGCCGGCTCTAGGCCAGCGCCGCCCGGATTTTTTCGGCCTGCGCCTGGATCAGCTCCATGTCACCCATGGTTCCCGGCGGGCGCAGCCGGTCGCCGTCGTGCCGCGGCAGAACATGCATATGCAGGTGGAACACCTCCTGCCCGCCAGCCGCCTCATTGAACTGCTGCACGGTCACCCCATCCGCGCCGAACGCGGTGATCACCGCCTGCGACAGTTTCTGCACCGTCTGCATCACCGCCGCCAGCTGCGCCGGGCTGGCATCCAGAATATTGCGGCACGGCGTCTTGGGAATGACCAGCAGATGCCCGTCAGACCGCGGCATGATATCCATGAAAGCCAGGGTATCGTCATCCTCATAAACGCGGGTCGAGGGGATCTCGCCGCGCAGGAGCTTGGCAAAAATATTGTCGGGGTCATAGGCAGGCATGCGTCCGGGCTCCTTGTTCTGGATTTCCCCGGTTGTGCGCGCGCCCCGCCCTCAGGTCAAGCGCCCAGAACCCGGCAAATCCCAGGGCATTCAAGCCCCTGCGGCAATAAATCTTGATCCAGATCAAACTCCGCCATTGAAGGCCCCGGCGGGCCACACTAAAACTCGCAAGGAATCCAGGCCGCCCGGAGTCCGTCTCCGGTGGCCTTTCGTTATGCAGCAGGAGGCACCTAAATGGCAGACGCAGCCATTCATGGTCACGGCCACGAGGACGAGCGGAGCTTTTTCACCCGCTGGTTCATGAGCACGAACCATAAGGATATCGGCATTCTTTACCTGATCGTTTCGGCGATTGCAGGTCTCATCTCCGTCATCTTCACCGTCTATATGCGGCTGGAGCTGATGGATCCCGGCGTTCAGTACATGTGCCTGGAAGGCGCGCGCCTGTTCGCAGACGCCGCTGCGGAATGTACTCCGAACGGCCACCTCTGGAACGTGATGATCACCGCCCACGGCATCCTGATGATGTTCTTCGTGGTGATCCCGGCCCTGTTCGGCGGTTTCGGCAACTATTTCATGCCGCTGCAGATCGGCGCGCCGGACATGGCGTTCCCGCGGATGAACAACCTGTCGTTCTGGATGTATGTCGCAGGCACCTCGCTGGCGGTCCTCTCGGTTGTCTCCCCGGGCGGCAATGACCAGCTGGGTTCCGGCGTCGGCTGGGTTCTGTACCCGCCGCTGTCCGTGAACGAAGGCGGCTACTCGATGGACCTGGCGATCTTCGCCGTGCACGTCTCGGGCGCCTCCTCGATCCTGGGTGCGATCAACATGATCACCACCTTCCTGAACATGCGCGCCCCGGGCATGACCCTGTTCAAGGTGCCGCTGTTCTCCTGGTCGATCTTCGTCACCTCCTGGCTGATCCTGCTGTCCCTGCCGGTTCTGGCCGGCGCCATCACCATGCTGCTGATGGACCGCAACTTCGGCTTCACCTTCTTTGATGCAGCCGGCGGCGGCGACCCGATCCTGTACCAGCACATCCTGTGGTTCTTCGGCCACCCGGAAGTGTACATCGTGATCCTGCCCGGCTTCGGCATCATCTCCCACGTCATCGCCACCTTCGCGCGCAAACCCGTCTTCGGCTACCTGCCGATGGTCTGGGCGATCATCGCGATCGGCGTTCTGGGCTTTGTCGTGTGGGCGCACCACATGTACACCGTCGGCATGTCGCTGAACCAGCAGGCCTACTTCATGCTGGCGACCATGGTGATTGCGGTTCCGACCGGCGTGAAAGTGTTCTCCTGGATCGCCACCATGTGGGGCGGCTCGATCGAGTTCAAAGCGCCGATGATGTTTGCCTTCGGCTTCCTGTTCCTGTTCACCGTCGGCGGTGTGACCGGCGTGGTGCTGAGCCAGGCTGCCGTTGACCGTGCCTATCACGACACCTACTACGTTGTGGCGCACTTCCACTACGTGATGTCGCTGGGCGCGGTGTTCGCGATCTTCTCGGGCGTTTACTTCTACTTCGGCAAGATGACCGGCCGCCAGTACAACGAACTGGGTGCCCAGATCCACTTCTGGATGTTCTTCATCGGCGCCAACCTGACCTTCTTCCCCCAGCACTTCCTGGGCCGTCAGGGCATGCCGCGCCGCTACATCGACTACCCGGAAGGCTTCGCCTACTGGAACAAGATCTCGTCCTACGGCGCGTTCCTGTCCTTTGCCTCGTTCCTGCTGTTCTTCGGCGTGGTGATCTATTCGCTGCTGCGCGGCGCCCGCGTCACCCAGAACAACTACTGGAACGAATACGCGGACACCCTGGAGTGGACCCTGCCCTCTCCGCCGCCGGAGCACACCTTCGAAATCCTGCCCAAGCAGGAAGACTGGGACCGCTCGCATTCGCACTAAGCGGGTCCGGATCCTGACATAGCGAAAAGGCCCCGGCGCTGATGCTCCGGGGCCTTTTTCTTGCCCTCCTGACGGGCGGAACAGCCGCAGTGGACATTCCGCCCTTCCGGCACATTCTTTGAACAAGAGCTTCCCTCCCCAGCAGGCCCGAACCAATGCCCTACACCTGGACCCGCCCGCAGGCCGGCGCCGAGCGCGAACTGCACCTTTGGCCGCACCAGTCGCTGCCGCCCAAGGGCTACGTGCGCTTCATTGGCCTCACTGCCGCTCTGATCTGCGTGCCGCTGGTGCCGCTCCTGGGATCCTTCCTGCTCTGGGGCCTGCTGCCCTTCCTGCTGCTGGCGCTGTTCGGCATGAAATGGGCGCTGGACCGCAGCCGCCGCGACCACCAGATTCTCGAAGTGCTGACCCTCACAGCCAAGGAAGCCCGGCTGGAGCGGATCAACCCGGACGGGGGCCGCCAAAGCTGGCACTGCAACCGCTACTGGACCCGCGTGGAGATGCACGACCATGACGGCCCGGTGCCCCACTACGTCACCCTGCAGGGCGGCGGCCGCGAAGTGGAGATCGGCGCCTTCCTGTCAGAAGAGGAACGGGTGGCGCTCTACGGCGACCTGAAAGACGCCCTGTCCGTGCAGCAGGCATGAAAAAGGCCCGCGCTGCGGGCCTCTCTTCATCATTCTTCAAATACTCGCGCCGCAGGCACCGCGCGCCAGCGCGGTATCCGCTTGGCAGCAGCGGATCAGCAATCGCCTTTGCTGCAGAGCTGATCCTTGACCATCGGCCCGGCTTTGCCGAAATCCATCTGGCCGGTGTATTTCGCCTTCAGCGCAGCCATCACCTTGCCCATGTCGCGAATCGATTCGGCGCCGGTTTCCGCCACCGCGGCCTTCACCGCCTCGGACGCTTCCTCGTCGCTCAGCTGCTGCGGCAGGAACTCCTCGATCACACTGATCTCGCCCAGTTCCCGCTCCGCCAGATCCAGCCGCCCGCCTTCCTCATAGGCGCGGGCGCTTTCCTTGCGCTGCTTGGTCATCTTGCCGAGAATGGCAAGGATTTCGCCGTCGCCGATGCTGGTTTCCTCGCCATCGGCACGGGCCGCGATCTCGCGGTCCTTGATGGCGGCATTGATCAGCCGCAGCGTGGCCAGCCGGGCGGCGGCCTTGTCTTTCATCGCCTGCTTCAGGGCCTGATTGACCCGAGTGCGCGTATCCATATGCAAAAGCATCCCCATGGTTGCCGGACACCGATGGTTATCCATTCCGGCGCTTCTGCGCAAGTTTTCAGTAAACTTTCAATTCCGGACCCCGCGTCAGCCTGCCCGCCCCTTGCAGGCTTGACCCGCATGGGCGCTCCCCTTACAAGCCCATGAATTTTACCCGCATGGAGACTCGCGCAATGGCCGCTTCCGCCCCGACCAAGCCCACCGCATGCCTGGCGCTCGCTGATGGCACCGTCTTTTACGGCACCGGTTTCGGCGCGACCGGCAACACCGTGGCCGAGCTCTGCTTCAACACCGCGATGACCGGCTACCAGGAGATCATGACAGACCCCTCCTATGCGGGCCAGATCGTGACCTTCACCTTCCCGCACATCGGCAACACCGGCGTCACCCCGGAAGATGACGAGACCGGCGATCCGGTTGCCGCAGGCATGGTGGTGAAATGGGATCCGACCCTGGCCTCCAACTGGCGCGCAACCGAAGAGCTGAAGGACTGGCTGACCCGCACCGGCCGCATCGCCATCGGCGGCATCGACACCCGCCGCCTGACCCGCGCGATCCGCCAGCAAGGCGCGCCGCATGTGGCGCTGGCGCATGACCCCGAAGGCAACTTCGACGTCGAGGCGCTGGTCGCCAGGGCCCGCGGCTGGTCCGGCCTCGTCGGCCTGGATCTGGCCAAGGACGTGACCTGCGCGCAAAGCTACCGCTGGGACGAGATGCGCTGGGCCTGGCCGGACGGCTATGCCCGCCAGGAAGCCCCCAAGCACAAGGTTGTGGCGGTCGACTACGGCGCCAAGCGCAACATCCTGCGCTGCCTCGCCTCCGCGGGCTGCGACGTGACCGTGCTGCCCGCCACTGCAACGGCCGAGGAAGTTCTGGCGCACAACCCCGACGGCGTGTTCCTGTCCAACGGCCCGGGCGATCCGGCTGCCACCGGCGAATACGCGGTGCCGATGATCCAGGACGTTCTGAAAGCGGACCTGCCGGTCTTTGGCATCTGCCTTGGCCACCAGATGCTGGCGCTGGCATTGGGCGCCAAGACCGTCAAGATGAACCACGGCCACCACGGTGCCAACCACCCGGTCAAGGAGCATGCCACCGGCAAGGTGGAGATCACCTCGATGAACCACGGCTTTGCGGTGGATGCGCAGACCCTGCCGGAGGGCGTCGAAGAATCGCATGTCTCGCTGTTCGACGGCTCCAACTGCGGCATCCGCATCACCGGCAAGCCGGTCTTCTCGGTGCAGCATCACCCTGAAGCCAGCCCCGGCCCGCAGGACAGCTTCTACCTGTTCGAGCGCTTTGCCGACGCAATGGCAGAGCGCAAATCCGCGTAAAAAATCAGTTAACCATGCCGCCCGGGCGGCATGGTTAATGCCGCGTTTACCAACTCTTAACCCCCGACCGCCAGCCTGAGCGCCTCTGGTTTCAGTGTTGCGGGCAGGCGATGGGTATTGTGTCAAAGCCGCTGCGGCAGTTCCGTCTGCCGCAGCATGGAAAGCCCCCGCAGCAGGGCAGGGCCTCTGGTGCTCTGCCACCGGTGGACAGCAGCAGCATGATGAAGGCGCTGGTGCTGCGCCAGCATCAGGGGGCCGCGCTTGGCCGGGTGCTGGTCGCCGAAGGCCTGGCCAGCGAAGACCGGGTTCAGGACACATTGTCCAGCCAGTACCGGATGCCCCGCGCCGACCTGTCCGGCCAAATGGCCAATGCGCGGCTGCTCGCCTGCAAACCCGCAGCGTTCTGGCTGCGCCACTGCGCTGTTCCCTGGATGCAGCTGGGCCGGACCGTCACCCTGGCCGTAGCCCACCCCGACCGGTTTGAAACCCTGCAGCAGGAGCTGCAGGACAATTTCGAACGGATCACGCCTGTTCTGGCCAGCGAAGCGCAAATCACGGCGCTGCTGACAGCTCACTTCAGCCCGGCGCTGGTGCGGCAGGCAAGCTGCAGCGTGCCCCCGCGCCTGAGCTGCCGCTCCTTGCGGCCGCCCCGGGGCCGCGCTCTGCTGGCCGCCTTGACGGCCCCGGCGCTCTATCTGGCCTGGCACGCGCCGGCAGCACTTCCCGCCGCCCTCAGTGCAATCGCCCTGCTGACCGTATTTTTGTTCACGGCGCTCAAGCTTTTCGGGCTCGCCTCTTACTGGCAGGCGCGGGCAGAGAGGACATCCGCTGCGCCGGCGTCGGCCTCCCCCGCCCGCCCCTCTTGCCCCATGATTTCGATCCTGGTGCCGCTCTACCGGGAGGCCGAGATCAGCCATGCGCTGCTTGCCCGGATCCGGAAACTCAGCTACCCGCGGGCGCAGACGGACGTGATCCTGGTGCTGGAGGAGCACGACAGCGTCACCCGGGCCGCCCTGGAGAACACCCGCCTGCCGCCGTGGATCCGGGTGGTGGAGGTCCCGGCCTATGGCGGGCTGACCACCAAACCGCGGGCGATGAATTATGCGCTGAACTTCTGCCGGGGCGACATCATCGGGGTCTGGGATGCCGAGGACGCGCCCCAGACAGACCAGCTGAACCGGGTGGCGCAGGCCTTCGCCTCCGCCGGGAAGCGCACTGCCTGCTTTCAGGGGGTGCTGGACTACTACAATCCGGGCACCAACTGGATTTCGCGCTGCTTCACACTGGAATATGCCAGCTGGTTCCGCATCGTCCTGGATGGCATTGCCCGGCTTGGCCTGGTGGTGCCCCTGGGCGGCACCACAATGTTCGTGCGCCGCGAGGTGCTGGAAGAACTGGGCGGCTGGGATGCCCACAACGTGACCGAGGACGCCGATCTGGGCGTCCGCCTGTACCGGGCGGGCTACCGCACCGAAATGCTGCCCAGCACCACCTATGAGGAGGCAAACTGGCGCCCCTGGCCCTGGATCAGGCAGCGCTCGCGCTGGCTCAAGGGCTTCATGGTGACCTACCTGGTGCATATGCGCCAGCCGCTGCGGCTGCTGGCGGATCTGGGCTGGAAGCGCTTCCTGGGCTTTCAGGCCTTCTTTCTGGGCACAATCGGGCAGTTTCTGTTTGCCCCCGTGCTCTGGTCGTTCTGGCTGTTTACCCTGGGCCTGCCGCACCCTGGCGCCGAAAGCCTGCCGCCGCAGCTGCTGACGCTGGCGGCGGCCACGCTGGTGCTCTTTGAAGGGCTGGGGCTGGTGATCAGCATCACTGCGGCCTTTGCCATGGGGCGGCCCTGGCTGGCCGCCTGGGCGCCGGCGATGATCCTCTACTTCCCGATGGGGGCCATCGCTGTTGCCAAGGCGGCGCATGAACTGCTGGCCCGCCCGTATTTCTGGGACAAGACGGCCCACGGCATCAAACCGGCAGCCCGGCCCAGGCGCCGGCGCTGGCTCTGGCGGGTTATCCCCGCCCGCTGGCGTCCTGCTTCAGCCGGGTCATGAAGGCAATCGAGATGTGCTCCTTCAGAGCCTCGCCCGCCGCCGCCTCGTCGCGGCGGCTGATTGCGTCGACAATGCCCTTGTGCTCGGACTGGGCAAT
It encodes the following:
- a CDS encoding DUF2244 domain-containing protein, whose translation is MPYTWTRPQAGAERELHLWPHQSLPPKGYVRFIGLTAALICVPLVPLLGSFLLWGLLPFLLLALFGMKWALDRSRRDHQILEVLTLTAKEARLERINPDGGRQSWHCNRYWTRVEMHDHDGPVPHYVTLQGGGREVEIGAFLSEEERVALYGDLKDALSVQQA
- a CDS encoding glycosyltransferase gives rise to the protein MGIVSKPLRQFRLPQHGKPPQQGRASGALPPVDSSSMMKALVLRQHQGAALGRVLVAEGLASEDRVQDTLSSQYRMPRADLSGQMANARLLACKPAAFWLRHCAVPWMQLGRTVTLAVAHPDRFETLQQELQDNFERITPVLASEAQITALLTAHFSPALVRQASCSVPPRLSCRSLRPPRGRALLAALTAPALYLAWHAPAALPAALSAIALLTVFLFTALKLFGLASYWQARAERTSAAPASASPARPSCPMISILVPLYREAEISHALLARIRKLSYPRAQTDVILVLEEHDSVTRAALENTRLPPWIRVVEVPAYGGLTTKPRAMNYALNFCRGDIIGVWDAEDAPQTDQLNRVAQAFASAGKRTACFQGVLDYYNPGTNWISRCFTLEYASWFRIVLDGIARLGLVVPLGGTTMFVRREVLEELGGWDAHNVTEDADLGVRLYRAGYRTEMLPSTTYEEANWRPWPWIRQRSRWLKGFMVTYLVHMRQPLRLLADLGWKRFLGFQAFFLGTIGQFLFAPVLWSFWLFTLGLPHPGAESLPPQLLTLAAATLVLFEGLGLVISITAAFAMGRPWLAAWAPAMILYFPMGAIAVAKAAHELLARPYFWDKTAHGIKPAARPRRRRWLWRVIPARWRPASAGS
- a CDS encoding cytochrome c oxidase subunit 1; this encodes MADAAIHGHGHEDERSFFTRWFMSTNHKDIGILYLIVSAIAGLISVIFTVYMRLELMDPGVQYMCLEGARLFADAAAECTPNGHLWNVMITAHGILMMFFVVIPALFGGFGNYFMPLQIGAPDMAFPRMNNLSFWMYVAGTSLAVLSVVSPGGNDQLGSGVGWVLYPPLSVNEGGYSMDLAIFAVHVSGASSILGAINMITTFLNMRAPGMTLFKVPLFSWSIFVTSWLILLSLPVLAGAITMLLMDRNFGFTFFDAAGGGDPILYQHILWFFGHPEVYIVILPGFGIISHVIATFARKPVFGYLPMVWAIIAIGVLGFVVWAHHMYTVGMSLNQQAYFMLATMVIAVPTGVKVFSWIATMWGGSIEFKAPMMFAFGFLFLFTVGGVTGVVLSQAAVDRAYHDTYYVVAHFHYVMSLGAVFAIFSGVYFYFGKMTGRQYNELGAQIHFWMFFIGANLTFFPQHFLGRQGMPRRYIDYPEGFAYWNKISSYGAFLSFASFLLFFGVVIYSLLRGARVTQNNYWNEYADTLEWTLPSPPPEHTFEILPKQEDWDRSHSH
- a CDS encoding HIT family protein, which produces MPAYDPDNIFAKLLRGEIPSTRVYEDDDTLAFMDIMPRSDGHLLVIPKTPCRNILDASPAQLAAVMQTVQKLSQAVITAFGADGVTVQQFNEAAGGQEVFHLHMHVLPRHDGDRLRPPGTMGDMELIQAQAEKIRAALA
- the carA gene encoding glutamine-hydrolyzing carbamoyl-phosphate synthase small subunit, whose translation is MAASAPTKPTACLALADGTVFYGTGFGATGNTVAELCFNTAMTGYQEIMTDPSYAGQIVTFTFPHIGNTGVTPEDDETGDPVAAGMVVKWDPTLASNWRATEELKDWLTRTGRIAIGGIDTRRLTRAIRQQGAPHVALAHDPEGNFDVEALVARARGWSGLVGLDLAKDVTCAQSYRWDEMRWAWPDGYARQEAPKHKVVAVDYGAKRNILRCLASAGCDVTVLPATATAEEVLAHNPDGVFLSNGPGDPAATGEYAVPMIQDVLKADLPVFGICLGHQMLALALGAKTVKMNHGHHGANHPVKEHATGKVEITSMNHGFAVDAQTLPEGVEESHVSLFDGSNCGIRITGKPVFSVQHHPEASPGPQDSFYLFERFADAMAERKSA
- a CDS encoding GatB/YqeY domain-containing protein encodes the protein MDTRTRVNQALKQAMKDKAAARLATLRLINAAIKDREIAARADGEETSIGDGEILAILGKMTKQRKESARAYEEGGRLDLAERELGEISVIEEFLPQQLSDEEASEAVKAAVAETGAESIRDMGKVMAALKAKYTGQMDFGKAGPMVKDQLCSKGDC